In Pirellula sp. SH-Sr6A, the DNA window TCAGCACCAGCCTGCAGCGGCAACTGCCGACTATTCGGTCGCGTTGCCAAGTTGTTCGGTTTCAAGGCCTTTCGGTAGAAGATCTCGCTCAGCTCGCAATTCGACAGGGGATTGCAAATGGTCCGGAAGAAGCCAAACGGATCGCTTCCGAGGCCCAGGGATCGCTCGCTTCGTTTTCCGTGCTTATGGACGATGAACTCCGAGAATTCAAATCGCAATTGCTGCAGCAGCTCGAGGGCCATCCTTTTGATTTCCCACGCTTTACCAAGGCGATGTTGACCAACATGGATAGTGTTGGTGCCGATTCCCAAGCGAAACGGGAGCGTTTAAAATTATTGATTGACTTTGTTCAGCAGAACTACCAAGCGAAACTGATGGATGCGGTTCGCCAGGGGAACGCCACCGGTATCGAGACAGGAGTTTCTCTGATACGCCGCTGCATGGATGCGAAAGAACACGTGGATAGGATCGTCGCCCCTGCAGCACTCGTGGAGGCCTGGTCAGCCGATCTCGCTAGCCTCAAGGGGTGACACCCCATTGGGTAACCGCCATTTCCCTCTTTATCGATTGCCTCGAGTAGTCTTTCGATCAAAATAAAAGCTTGATCGATCCCTCCCTCAACCCCACCTCCGATCGAATGAAAAACACGCATCCTCACCATCCTTTCGCCAAGTTCCGCTATGCCCTCCTCGGCGCGACCGTTTGGGCGCCCCTGAGCGGATGCAACGAAACGCACGAGGAAACAAAAAAAACTGCCGTGATCGAACAGATCGTCGAAGCAGACGTGATGGTCGTCGAACCAGTCAACTGGCCGACTACCGTCCGATGCCAAGGGAGCTTGATGGCCGACGAAACAACGACCGTCAGCGCGAAGGTAGGAGGCCGTGTCTCGGCGGTCCTGTTTGAAATTGGAGACCTCGCCTCGGCGGGACAAATTCTGGTCGAAATCGACTCCGAAGAATACCAACTCCAAGCCGAACAAGCCGATGCACAGCTTTCCCAAGCTCGAGCCGCCGTCGGCTTGAAACCCGATGATCCCCTCGATGGATTGAACCCTGACAATGCTCCACCCGTTCGGGAGGCAAAGGCGGTCTTGGACGAGGCGACCAAGGCTTTGGCTCGGATCAATTCACTCGCCGGAAGCGATGTTGTCACAGAAAATGATCTCGAACTAGCCATCGCAGCGGAACGTGTGGCGGCCGCGCGACTCGCTTCAGCTCAAAACGCAGTCCGAGAAAAAATCGCCTTGATCCGAGTCCAAATGGCGCAGCGAGGACTGGCGCATCAACGACTGAACGACACACGCGTTCCCTCCCCATTCGAAGGCTATATACAGTCGAAAAACGTTGCCATCGGAGCATTCGTGCAAGCAGGACAACCCCTCCTTACCTTGGTGCGAAATCAAAAACTCCGATTCCGCGCCAGCGTTCCCGAACGATATGCTCATCAATTGAAAGTAGGACAACGTGTCGATGTCCGATTCGACCTGAGCAATCAAGTTCGCGAAGGGACTGTCTCCCGAATCAGTCCAAACCTCGATCCGATGAATAGATCTCTCGGTTTTGAAGTCGACCTCGACAACGCAGACCAATCCCTGCGGAGCGGCCTCTTCGGCGAAGCAACCATCGAGATTGCCCCTGAAGCGAAGAGCCTAGCGATTCCCACAAACACTCTCCAACGATTTGCAGGTGTAGACAAGGTATGGAAAGTCGTCGACGGAAAAGTCAAGGAACAAGTCGTCTTGGTCGGCTCAGCCCGCGATGGGTGGGTTGAAATCCAAAAGGGAATTCAATCCGGGGACATCCTCGTTCAAGACAGCGAAAAAGGAAAACCTGGCAAATGGCTGCCGGTCGCGGAGAAAAAAACATCCGCACCCCCTGCAAACAAGTTACCCGAGCAACATGATGGGACGAAGGGGGATACATAAAAAGGGAATGCTGAGAGATACCCATCCCAGTAACGACCGCCCCAGTCCCAACGAAACGTTGTCGTTCTTACTGGGCGGGTGTCCAATCCCCATCAGAGGTATCAGTAAGAGCATGATGACGAAG includes these proteins:
- a CDS encoding efflux RND transporter periplasmic adaptor subunit, with protein sequence MKNTHPHHPFAKFRYALLGATVWAPLSGCNETHEETKKTAVIEQIVEADVMVVEPVNWPTTVRCQGSLMADETTTVSAKVGGRVSAVLFEIGDLASAGQILVEIDSEEYQLQAEQADAQLSQARAAVGLKPDDPLDGLNPDNAPPVREAKAVLDEATKALARINSLAGSDVVTENDLELAIAAERVAAARLASAQNAVREKIALIRVQMAQRGLAHQRLNDTRVPSPFEGYIQSKNVAIGAFVQAGQPLLTLVRNQKLRFRASVPERYAHQLKVGQRVDVRFDLSNQVREGTVSRISPNLDPMNRSLGFEVDLDNADQSLRSGLFGEATIEIAPEAKSLAIPTNTLQRFAGVDKVWKVVDGKVKEQVVLVGSARDGWVEIQKGIQSGDILVQDSEKGKPGKWLPVAEKKTSAPPANKLPEQHDGTKGDT
- a CDS encoding DNA polymerase III subunit, producing the protein MDWNSFLGHHRQRGWFANAIRTNRLASTFLLVGQDAIGKRTFARLIAKTLLCLRNDPKDFSPCGLCEACVQVEAGTHPDWLQIEREKGRTALSIDQFIGPEDNRMRAGLCYEIRMKPYSGRRKIAVIDDADTIGVEGANSLLKTLEEPPPGSVIFLISTSLQRQLPTIRSRCQVVRFQGLSVEDLAQLAIRQGIANGPEEAKRIASEAQGSLASFSVLMDDELREFKSQLLQQLEGHPFDFPRFTKAMLTNMDSVGADSQAKRERLKLLIDFVQQNYQAKLMDAVRQGNATGIETGVSLIRRCMDAKEHVDRIVAPAALVEAWSADLASLKG